One Triticum dicoccoides isolate Atlit2015 ecotype Zavitan chromosome 4B, WEW_v2.0, whole genome shotgun sequence genomic window carries:
- the LOC119295733 gene encoding myb-related protein MYBAS1-like, giving the protein MVTVQDEMRKGPWTEQEDLQLVCTVRLFGDRRWDFVAKVSGLNRTGKSCRLRWVNYLHPGLKHGRMSPQEEHLIIELHARWGNRWSRIARRLPGRTDNEIKNYWRTHMRKKAQERKTNMSPSSSSSSFTYQSCLLETAPIIRMDGGSTHNGTTCFSSVLKSNQSVMDGYSMDQIWKEIEAPAMLPIDKKACSNLPCPVLPSPMGDRYCPPEVVWKMDNGDLKMLAPQFGYGNGERSCY; this is encoded by the exons ATGGTGACAGTGCAAGATGAGATGCGCAAGGGGCCATGGACAGAGCAGGAAGACCTGCAACTGGTATGCACTGTCCGCCTGTTCGGTGACCGCCGCTGGGATTTCGTTGCCAAAGTCTCAG GCCTTAACAGGACAGGCAAAAGCTGCCGCCTCCGGTGGGTAAACTACCTCCACCCTGGCCTCAAGCATGGGCGCATGTCGCCACAAGAGGAACACCTTATTATTGAGCTCCATGCTCGATGGGGTAACAG GTGGTCTAGAATAGCACGCAGACTGCCAGGGCGTACGGACAATGAGATCAAGAACTACTGGAGGACACACATGAGGAAGAAAGCACAAGAGAGGAAGACAAACATgtcaccttcttcctcctcctcatcatttaCATACCAATCCTGCCTCCTTGAAACTGCACCAATAATCAGGATGGATGGAGGCAGCACTCATAATGGCACAACCTGCTTCTCAAGTGTACTTAAGAGCAACCAGAGTGTCATGGATGGATATTCTATGGACCAGATATGGAAGGAGATTGAGGCACCGGCCATGCTGCCCATTGATAAAAAAGCATGCAGCAATCTCCCATGTCCTGTGCTGCCATCTCCTATGGGAGATCGCTACTGCCCTCCTGAGGTAGTCTGGAAGATGGACAATGGTGATCTCAAGATGTTAGCTCCACAATTTGGTTATGGTAATGGAGAACGTTCCTGCTATTGA